Proteins encoded together in one Anoxybacillus flavithermus window:
- a CDS encoding S8 family peptidase, giving the protein MSDNNHEQRYFVTFKEEVDTDYIKEKEGKIIQQFNTSSSVLIEASSETIQRIKDNNEIVSIELDVEVEIDEAYETDWGLIDIDPQEQLIPWNIDYIGSTYAHQIDITGKNVKVGIIDSGINPHKDLKVSGGINIVGNNGNYYDDYGHGTKVAGIIAALDNSYGIIGVAPDVELYSIKVLKSNGKGSISDVVAGIEWAIENDIDILNFSLQTTIDNSVLRNAIQKAYENNILLVASAGNMGGTKKVDTVTYPAAYDEVIAVAAVDKNGERASYSSTGKRIDISAPGDYVYTTVQSGLYFLATGTSMAAPHVSGVAALVLECQPNLDVEELRKILLKSKKPFGNPKLYGKGIIDVPKAIKFSKN; this is encoded by the coding sequence ATGAGTGATAATAACCATGAGCAACGATATTTTGTGACTTTTAAAGAAGAAGTGGATACGGATTACATTAAAGAAAAAGAGGGAAAAATTATTCAGCAGTTTAATACTTCATCTTCAGTATTAATAGAGGCTTCTTCAGAAACTATACAAAGAATTAAAGATAATAACGAGATCGTAAGTATAGAGTTAGATGTCGAAGTGGAAATTGATGAAGCTTATGAAACTGATTGGGGGCTCATTGATATTGATCCTCAAGAACAATTGATTCCTTGGAATATTGATTATATCGGTTCTACTTATGCTCATCAAATAGATATTACTGGTAAAAATGTTAAAGTCGGCATTATAGATTCAGGGATAAATCCTCATAAAGATTTGAAAGTTAGCGGTGGAATCAACATAGTGGGTAATAATGGGAATTATTATGATGACTATGGACACGGCACTAAAGTCGCTGGAATTATAGCAGCTTTAGATAATTCTTATGGAATTATAGGTGTTGCACCAGATGTGGAATTATATTCAATTAAAGTTTTGAAATCAAACGGAAAAGGGTCAATAAGCGATGTAGTAGCTGGTATAGAATGGGCTATTGAAAATGATATAGATATACTAAACTTTAGCTTACAAACAACAATAGATAATAGTGTATTAAGAAATGCTATTCAAAAAGCATATGAAAATAATATATTGTTGGTTGCTTCTGCGGGGAATATGGGAGGAACAAAAAAAGTGGATACTGTTACGTATCCAGCAGCATATGACGAGGTGATTGCTGTAGCGGCAGTAGATAAGAATGGAGAAAGGGCGTCTTATTCTAGTACAGGAAAACGAATAGATATATCAGCTCCTGGAGATTACGTTTATACAACTGTTCAAAGTGGATTATATTTTTTAGCTACCGGAACTTCTATGGCTGCTCCACATGTTAGTGGTGTCGCTGCATTAGTATTGGAGTGTCAACCTAATCTTGATGTAGAGGAGTTAAGAAAAATATTATTAAAATCTAAAAAACCTTTTGGAAACCCTAAACTTTATGGCAAAGGGATTATTGATGTTCCGAAGGCAATTAAATTTAGTAAAAATTAA
- the mqo gene encoding malate dehydrogenase (quinone), whose product MKTDVILIGAGIMSATLGTLLKELAPEWEIAVFERLGQPADESSNEWNNAGTGHAALCELNYTVEKADGSIDISKAIKINEQFQESLQFWSYLVQNKHIRSPKDFVMPIPHMSFVQGEENVAFLKKRFEQMVDNPLFKGMEFSDDPQKLREWIPLMMEDRIFTEPIAATRIEAGTDVNFGALTRMLFGYLEHKHVNLYYKHHVEDMKRTSDNLWEVKVRNLATGKVDVHTAKFVFIGAGGGSLHLLQKSGIPEGKRIGGFPVSGLFMVCNNPDIIAQHHAKVYGKAKVGAPPMSVPHLDTRFIDGKKMLLFGPFAGFSPKFLKNGSLFDLITSVKPHNVLTMLAAGVKNMALTKYLIEQVMLSKEQRMEELREFIPHAKSEDWDVIIAGQRVQVIKDTEAGGKGTLQFGTEVVAAHDGSVAALLGASPGASTAVHVMLEVIEKCFPNEMKQWEAKIKEMIPSYGVSLMKNETLLRDVQTLAAQTLGLKENMPLQI is encoded by the coding sequence ATGAAAACAGATGTGATTTTAATTGGTGCGGGGATTATGAGTGCGACATTAGGGACGTTGTTGAAAGAGTTAGCACCAGAGTGGGAAATTGCTGTGTTTGAAAGGCTTGGTCAACCAGCAGATGAAAGCTCGAACGAATGGAACAATGCGGGAACAGGTCATGCCGCACTTTGTGAACTAAACTACACAGTTGAAAAAGCGGACGGATCAATTGATATAAGTAAAGCAATTAAAATTAATGAGCAGTTTCAAGAATCATTGCAATTTTGGTCTTATCTCGTTCAAAATAAACACATTCGCAGCCCGAAGGACTTTGTTATGCCAATTCCGCATATGAGTTTCGTGCAAGGGGAAGAAAATGTTGCGTTTTTGAAGAAGAGGTTTGAACAGATGGTGGATAATCCTTTGTTTAAAGGGATGGAGTTTTCTGACGATCCGCAAAAATTAAGAGAGTGGATTCCGTTGATGATGGAAGATCGTATCTTTACTGAACCGATTGCAGCGACGCGGATTGAAGCGGGAACGGACGTGAATTTCGGGGCTTTAACACGCATGTTATTTGGGTATTTAGAACATAAGCATGTGAATTTGTATTATAAACATCATGTTGAAGATATGAAACGAACAAGTGACAACTTATGGGAAGTAAAAGTACGCAATTTAGCGACAGGGAAAGTTGACGTTCACACAGCGAAGTTCGTCTTTATCGGGGCAGGCGGCGGCAGCTTGCATTTACTACAAAAATCCGGCATCCCTGAAGGAAAAAGAATCGGTGGATTCCCGGTAAGTGGGCTGTTTATGGTGTGCAACAATCCAGACATTATCGCGCAACATCATGCGAAAGTGTACGGCAAAGCGAAAGTTGGGGCACCTCCAATGTCTGTTCCACATCTCGATACACGTTTTATTGACGGTAAAAAAATGTTATTGTTCGGGCCGTTCGCTGGATTTTCACCGAAATTTTTAAAGAACGGATCGCTGTTTGATTTAATCACGTCTGTCAAGCCGCATAACGTGTTAACGATGCTTGCGGCAGGAGTGAAAAACATGGCGTTGACAAAATATTTAATTGAACAAGTGATGTTATCAAAAGAACAGCGCATGGAAGAATTGCGTGAATTTATCCCGCATGCGAAAAGCGAAGATTGGGATGTCATTATTGCCGGTCAGCGTGTACAAGTCATTAAAGATACAGAAGCAGGTGGCAAAGGCACGCTTCAATTCGGTACGGAAGTTGTTGCCGCCCATGACGGCTCGGTTGCTGCGCTACTTGGTGCATCACCAGGCGCTTCAACAGCTGTTCACGTCATGCTTGAAGTGATTGAAAAATGCTTCCCGAATGAAATGAAACAATGGGAAGCGAAAATTAAAGAAATGATTCCATCGTATGGTGTATCGCTTATGAAAAACGAAACGCTTTTACGCGATGTACAAACGCTTGCTGCCCAAACGCTTGGCTTAAAAGAAAACATGCCGCTTCAAATCTAG
- a CDS encoding IS1634 family transposase translates to MSVQIRAIYESSYLNIISTIFKDLGLPRLIDRLVPVDPQCQTRASDVVWLLTLDILSGRQALVHLERWAHDIDLPKLIRPGLSPSWFNDDAITRHLDRLYDANIHAVLSACLVQIYKKEGIPLRVFHADTTDVSVYGTYESASPDALQITHGYNRHHRWQKQIGFGLIGNEDGIPFYGDVHDGNLPDKTWNPEVLSRVQKQLKQAKIEDEWIYVADSAAMTKDTLAQTKAANAFLITRGPSSLRIVKTALAKADAQDTPWSDPFSLAEKNGATYRVWETTSTYEGHSVRLIVVESSALDQRKGKTLEKERNQEAELLRQKQTQWESRLFSCREDAEQALASLKASLRLRFHRVEASVEAIVRPKKRRGRPKKGAEPNMETLYALRLNVEFDQDAWEQARRKASRFVLVTTVPEEWKGQPMDAKEILKLYKGQISVEMNFSFLKDPFFTDEIYVKKPERVAVLGYLFLLALAIYRVFQRRVRQFITPEHPLKGAGGRKLTRPTGQAIFQLFWYVRVVLLELPDGRIQRALGQPLTYEQRRILQGLGMDESIYV, encoded by the coding sequence ATGAGCGTTCAAATCCGTGCCATTTATGAAAGTTCTTATTTGAATATAATAAGCACCATTTTCAAGGATCTTGGCCTCCCTCGGTTGATTGATCGTCTCGTTCCCGTGGACCCTCAATGCCAAACTCGAGCCAGCGACGTTGTCTGGCTGCTTACCTTGGATATCTTGAGCGGTCGGCAAGCACTCGTTCATTTGGAACGATGGGCGCATGACATCGATTTGCCTAAGCTGATCCGACCAGGGCTTTCCCCCTCTTGGTTCAACGACGATGCCATCACGCGCCATCTCGATCGACTGTACGACGCCAATATCCACGCGGTTCTTTCCGCCTGTCTTGTGCAAATTTACAAGAAAGAAGGAATCCCTCTTCGGGTGTTCCATGCCGATACGACCGATGTATCGGTTTACGGTACGTATGAATCGGCCTCGCCGGATGCCTTGCAGATTACGCATGGCTACAACCGGCATCATCGTTGGCAAAAGCAGATCGGATTTGGGCTGATTGGCAACGAGGATGGCATCCCGTTTTATGGCGATGTACACGACGGCAACCTGCCGGATAAGACGTGGAATCCCGAGGTGTTGTCCCGTGTGCAGAAACAGCTGAAGCAGGCGAAGATCGAAGATGAATGGATTTATGTTGCCGATTCTGCCGCCATGACGAAAGACACACTGGCGCAAACGAAGGCTGCCAACGCCTTTTTGATCACAAGAGGCCCTTCTTCGCTCCGGATCGTCAAAACCGCGCTGGCTAAAGCTGATGCCCAAGACACGCCGTGGAGCGATCCGTTCTCCTTAGCGGAGAAAAACGGAGCCACCTACCGGGTGTGGGAAACGACATCGACGTACGAAGGTCATTCGGTCCGGTTGATCGTCGTTGAATCCAGCGCGCTCGACCAACGAAAAGGAAAGACGCTCGAAAAAGAGCGAAACCAAGAAGCAGAGCTTCTTCGGCAGAAACAAACCCAGTGGGAAAGCCGTCTGTTTTCGTGCCGGGAAGACGCCGAACAAGCCCTAGCGTCTCTAAAGGCGTCCCTTCGTCTCCGGTTCCATCGCGTCGAGGCGTCGGTCGAAGCGATCGTGCGTCCGAAAAAACGGCGCGGACGTCCGAAAAAAGGGGCGGAACCGAACATGGAAACGCTGTACGCCCTTCGCTTGAACGTGGAATTCGACCAAGATGCGTGGGAACAGGCGAGACGGAAAGCGTCCCGGTTTGTCCTTGTCACGACCGTTCCGGAGGAATGGAAAGGTCAACCGATGGATGCGAAAGAGATCTTGAAGTTGTATAAAGGCCAAATCTCGGTGGAAATGAACTTCTCTTTCTTGAAAGACCCGTTCTTTACGGATGAGATTTACGTAAAAAAACCGGAACGGGTCGCGGTATTGGGCTATTTGTTTCTGTTGGCCTTGGCGATTTACCGCGTCTTCCAGCGCCGGGTGCGTCAGTTCATCACCCCGGAACACCCATTAAAGGGCGCGGGAGGCCGGAAACTGACCCGACCGACCGGACAAGCGATTTTTCAATTGTTTTGGTATGTCAGAGTCGTCCTGTTGGAACTGCCGGATGGACGAATTCAACGCGCGTTAGGTCAACCGCTCACGTACGAGCAGCGAAGGATTCTGCAAGGATTAGGGATGGACGAGAGCATTTACGTCTAA
- the tnpC gene encoding IS66 family transposase: MLTVQQAVFTVESLISKVQQQKQLITHQQQVIEQLLKENKQLRKENEQLKYRVQELEARTKKNSSNSHLPPSSDRFANTRSSRQPSGNKPGGQEGHQGTTLRQVEHPHHRVVHRVHTCQGCGVSLRDVKPFKVDIRQVFDVPPVAIEVTQHEREVKSCPHCRCVQQAEFPSHVTNHVQYGPRLTALVVYLHHIQLIPYKRLSDTIEALYQHSISTGTLANMVKRGREALESNMDIIEDALLESNILHVDETSLRINGKLAWVHVACTSRYTYLASHASRGKKATDEIGILPQYKGTMMHDGFGTYPKYTHATHALCHAHHLRELKGFIEQGHTWAMRMTTFLLAAKQAVEAHHGALSEEEARRWERVYDRILERAQHRLETMTPLPKKALAFVRRLQKRKEEALRFLREVHVPFDNNQAERDLRMVKVKENISGTFRVETFAQSFCITRSIVSTLTKHEKNVWDSLCLLLTGDTLDRVLSTT; encoded by the coding sequence ATGTTGACGGTACAACAAGCTGTATTTACAGTTGAAAGCTTAATCAGCAAAGTCCAACAACAAAAGCAGCTCATTACTCACCAACAACAAGTCATTGAGCAACTGTTGAAAGAAAACAAACAGCTACGCAAAGAAAATGAACAACTGAAGTACCGTGTTCAAGAGCTGGAAGCACGCACGAAAAAAAACAGCTCCAATAGCCATTTGCCCCCATCTTCTGACCGTTTTGCCAACACACGTTCTTCTCGTCAACCATCTGGCAACAAGCCAGGCGGACAAGAAGGACATCAAGGAACGACGCTCCGTCAAGTGGAACATCCACATCATCGTGTCGTCCACCGTGTGCATACGTGTCAAGGATGTGGGGTTTCTTTGCGTGACGTCAAACCGTTCAAAGTCGATATCCGTCAAGTGTTTGATGTCCCTCCTGTGGCGATCGAGGTGACACAACATGAACGTGAAGTGAAATCGTGTCCGCATTGTCGATGCGTGCAACAAGCCGAATTCCCATCCCATGTCACGAATCATGTGCAATACGGTCCACGCCTTACTGCGCTCGTTGTTTATTTACATCATATCCAATTGATCCCGTACAAGCGTTTAAGTGATACAATCGAAGCGTTATATCAACACTCGATTAGTACAGGAACCCTTGCCAATATGGTGAAACGAGGACGCGAAGCGCTGGAATCAAATATGGACATCATCGAAGACGCCTTACTTGAATCCAACATCCTGCATGTCGATGAAACGAGTTTGCGCATCAATGGGAAACTCGCATGGGTGCATGTCGCGTGTACATCGAGATATACATACTTGGCTTCTCACGCTTCTCGTGGAAAGAAAGCAACGGATGAGATCGGGATTCTTCCACAATACAAAGGGACGATGATGCACGATGGGTTCGGTACGTATCCGAAATACACACATGCCACCCATGCCCTTTGTCATGCCCACCATTTGCGTGAGTTAAAAGGATTCATCGAACAAGGGCATACGTGGGCGATGCGCATGACCACGTTTCTGTTAGCCGCCAAGCAAGCCGTCGAAGCCCATCACGGTGCACTTTCCGAAGAAGAAGCGAGACGGTGGGAACGAGTGTATGATCGCATCCTAGAAAGAGCACAACATCGATTGGAAACGATGACACCTCTTCCGAAAAAAGCACTCGCTTTTGTTCGACGGCTTCAGAAACGAAAGGAAGAAGCGTTGCGTTTCTTACGTGAAGTACATGTTCCCTTTGACAACAACCAAGCCGAACGCGATCTTCGCATGGTTAAAGTCAAAGAGAACATTTCGGGTACGTTTCGCGTAGAAACATTCGCCCAGTCTTTTTGTATCACAAGAAGCATCGTTTCCACACTGACGAAACACGAAAAAAACGTGTGGGATTCGTTATGTCTTCTGTTGACGGGTGACACGCTTGATCGCGTTCTTTCTACCACTTAG
- the thiC gene encoding phosphomethylpyrimidine synthase ThiC has protein sequence MKDLFSSMPFPSSKKVYVPGTREDVRVPMREIQLSPTKTGTTMLENEPIRVYDTSGPYTDPLFAPNIDKGLPKLREKWITERGDVEEYSPSLVRTNIPFSPRRFRAKKGKVVTQMHYAKRGIITPEMEFVAIREQMDPEFVRQEVAAGRAIIPANINHPESEPMIIGSKFHVKINANIGNSSVTSSMDEEVEKMLWAVRWGADTVMDLSTGKHIHETREYIIRNSPVPIGTVPIYQALEKVNGIVENLSWDIYRETLIEQAEQGVDYFTIHAGVLLRYIPLTVNRTTGIVSRGGSIMAQWCLAHHEENFLYTHFEEICEILKTYDIAISLGDGLRPGSIADANDEAQFAELQTLGELTKIAWEHDVQVMIEGPGHIPMHKIKENVDKQIEICHGAPFYTLGPITTDIAPGYDHITSAIGAALIGWHGTAMLCYVTPKEHLGLPNKEDVRQGVIAYKIAAHAADLAKRHPGAQTRDDALSKARFEFRWQDQFNLSLDPERAREYHDETLPAEGAKLAHFCSMCGPKFCSMNISHELQKTLQSEGMKEKAKQFVEYTNIMQAER, from the coding sequence ATGAAAGACTTATTTTCATCAATGCCATTTCCCTCGAGTAAAAAAGTGTATGTGCCCGGAACGCGTGAAGATGTTCGTGTGCCAATGCGAGAAATTCAACTGTCGCCAACCAAGACAGGTACAACGATGCTAGAAAATGAGCCTATTCGAGTTTATGACACGAGTGGACCATACACTGACCCACTTTTCGCGCCGAATATTGATAAAGGATTGCCAAAATTAAGAGAAAAATGGATAACGGAGCGTGGCGATGTAGAAGAATATAGCCCTTCATTAGTGAGAACAAACATTCCTTTTTCACCTAGGCGTTTTCGTGCGAAAAAAGGGAAAGTTGTGACCCAAATGCATTATGCAAAACGAGGAATCATTACACCTGAAATGGAGTTTGTTGCTATTCGCGAACAGATGGATCCAGAGTTTGTTCGACAGGAAGTGGCAGCAGGAAGGGCAATTATCCCAGCTAATATCAATCACCCTGAGAGTGAACCAATGATCATCGGAAGCAAGTTCCATGTAAAAATTAATGCGAATATTGGAAACTCTTCTGTTACATCCTCGATGGATGAAGAAGTTGAAAAAATGCTTTGGGCTGTTCGTTGGGGTGCCGATACAGTCATGGACTTATCGACAGGAAAACATATACATGAGACGCGAGAATATATTATTCGAAACTCCCCTGTGCCGATTGGAACTGTACCTATTTACCAGGCGTTAGAGAAAGTGAACGGCATTGTCGAAAACTTATCATGGGACATTTACCGAGAAACATTAATTGAACAAGCCGAACAAGGCGTAGACTATTTTACTATTCATGCAGGTGTCTTACTTCGCTATATCCCACTAACAGTCAACCGAACAACTGGTATTGTCTCTCGGGGTGGTTCAATTATGGCACAATGGTGTTTAGCACACCATGAAGAAAACTTTTTATACACCCACTTCGAAGAAATTTGCGAAATTTTAAAAACTTACGATATTGCTATTTCACTTGGGGATGGATTACGTCCAGGCTCAATTGCAGACGCAAACGATGAGGCGCAATTCGCCGAGTTACAAACACTTGGAGAGTTGACAAAAATCGCTTGGGAACATGATGTCCAAGTGATGATCGAAGGCCCAGGGCATATTCCAATGCATAAAATTAAAGAAAATGTCGATAAACAAATTGAAATTTGTCATGGGGCACCTTTTTATACGCTAGGTCCTATCACTACCGACATTGCACCAGGTTACGACCATATCACCTCAGCTATCGGTGCAGCGCTTATCGGCTGGCACGGTACGGCCATGCTTTGCTATGTGACACCAAAAGAACATCTTGGCCTACCGAATAAAGAAGACGTCCGCCAAGGAGTCATCGCCTACAAAATTGCTGCCCACGCTGCTGACTTAGCAAAAAGACACCCTGGCGCACAAACGCGTGATGATGCATTATCAAAGGCGAGATTTGAGTTCCGTTGGCAAGATCAATTCAACTTGTCACTAGATCCTGAGCGCGCACGTGAATATCACGATGAAACACTACCGGCCGAAGGAGCAAAGCTTGCTCATTTTTGTTCGATGTGCGGTCCGAAATTTTGTTCAATGAATATTTCTCATGAATTACAAAAAACACTACAAAGCGAAGGAATGAAAGAAAAGGCAAAACAATTTGTTGAATATACAAACATCATGCAAGCTGAGAGATAG
- a CDS encoding assimilatory sulfite reductase (NADPH) flavoprotein subunit has product MLPFQVTNSPFNEQQVDLLNRLWPTLTPAQKLWLSGYLAATEFASTAVQQEAPVSKEVTVLYGSQTGNAQKLAEKAGEALKNRGFHVTVSSMLDFKPNDLKKIDTLLVVVSTYGEGEPPDNALSFYEFLHSKRAPKLNHLRFSVLALGDTSYEHFCKTGKDFDQRLKELGGERLYERVDCDVDYEEAAAKWLDGVLSELNKQGGDSVTILPQQSQVKPVSNYSRKHPFQAEVLENINLNGRGSNKETRHIELSLEGSGLVFEPGDALGVFPKNDPELVDWIIEEMKWNPDTPVSVEGKEEPLREALLSRLEITVLSEQLLQTLASFSRNLAFHALLSAEQEAKRKEYIKGRDVLDVLREFGPWEMTPEQFVSSLRKLQPRFYSIASSLAAYPEEVHITVGAVRYEAHGRLRKGVCSTFCAERLHIGDKLPVFIHHNPNFKLPKDANTPIIMIGPGTGVAPFRSFLQEREAIGAKGKSWLFFGDQHFVTDFLYQTEWQAWLKNGVLTKMDVAFSRDTDEKVYVQHRMLERSKELFRWLEDGAVVYVCGDKQHMARDVHQTLIHIIEKEGQMSSEQAEAYIAEMQKQKRYQRDVY; this is encoded by the coding sequence ATGTTGCCGTTTCAAGTGACGAATAGCCCATTTAACGAACAACAAGTTGACTTGCTCAACCGACTTTGGCCGACATTAACGCCAGCGCAAAAGCTTTGGTTAAGCGGATATTTAGCTGCTACCGAATTTGCGAGCACAGCGGTACAGCAAGAAGCCCCTGTATCGAAAGAAGTGACCGTTCTTTACGGGTCGCAAACAGGAAACGCACAAAAATTGGCAGAAAAAGCAGGAGAAGCACTTAAAAATCGCGGGTTTCACGTCACCGTTTCCTCGATGCTTGATTTCAAACCAAACGACTTAAAAAAAATCGACACGTTGCTTGTTGTCGTTAGCACGTATGGTGAAGGGGAACCGCCAGATAATGCTTTATCATTTTACGAATTTCTCCATAGCAAGCGCGCACCGAAGCTCAATCATCTGCGCTTCTCGGTATTGGCGCTTGGCGATACGTCGTATGAACATTTTTGTAAAACAGGAAAAGACTTCGATCAACGGCTAAAAGAACTCGGAGGAGAGCGGTTATACGAACGCGTCGATTGTGACGTCGATTATGAGGAAGCAGCGGCGAAGTGGCTTGATGGGGTGCTTAGTGAGTTGAATAAGCAAGGTGGGGATTCCGTCACCATCCTTCCCCAGCAGTCGCAAGTGAAACCTGTTTCTAACTACTCGCGCAAGCATCCGTTTCAAGCAGAAGTATTAGAAAATATCAATTTAAACGGACGCGGCTCGAACAAAGAAACACGTCATATTGAATTATCGCTCGAAGGTTCAGGATTGGTATTTGAACCAGGCGACGCGCTTGGTGTTTTTCCGAAAAACGATCCAGAACTTGTCGATTGGATTATTGAAGAAATGAAATGGAATCCAGACACACCGGTTTCTGTGGAAGGGAAGGAAGAACCGTTACGCGAAGCGTTGCTCTCCCGTTTAGAAATTACGGTATTAAGCGAGCAATTATTACAAACATTGGCTTCGTTTTCACGTAATCTAGCGTTTCATGCGCTTCTTTCTGCTGAACAAGAAGCGAAGCGAAAAGAATATATAAAAGGACGCGATGTATTGGATGTTCTCCGTGAGTTCGGCCCGTGGGAGATGACACCAGAGCAGTTTGTGTCTTCTCTACGGAAGCTGCAACCCCGTTTTTATTCAATCGCAAGCAGTTTAGCGGCGTATCCAGAAGAAGTGCATATCACCGTTGGTGCAGTGCGTTACGAAGCGCACGGACGTTTACGTAAAGGTGTTTGTTCAACGTTTTGTGCGGAGCGCCTGCACATTGGTGATAAACTTCCGGTGTTTATCCATCACAATCCGAACTTTAAACTGCCGAAAGATGCGAATACACCAATTATTATGATTGGACCAGGTACAGGGGTTGCGCCGTTCCGCAGCTTTTTGCAAGAGCGCGAGGCAATAGGGGCGAAAGGGAAGTCGTGGCTATTTTTTGGCGATCAACATTTTGTGACGGATTTCCTCTATCAAACAGAGTGGCAAGCGTGGTTGAAAAATGGTGTGTTGACAAAAATGGATGTTGCGTTTTCACGTGATACGGATGAAAAAGTGTACGTGCAGCATCGCATGCTAGAACGAAGCAAGGAGCTGTTCCGCTGGCTTGAAGATGGAGCTGTCGTTTACGTTTGTGGTGATAAGCAGCATATGGCGCGCGACGTTCACCAGACGCTTATTCATATTATCGAAAAAGAAGGACAGATGAGTAGTGAACAAGCGGAAGCGTATATAGCTGAGATGCAAAAACAAAAACGTTACCAACGCGACGTATATTAG
- a CDS encoding H-type small acid-soluble spore protein has translation MNVTRAQQIAQSPDMKNVTYNGKSVYIEHVDAETATIHFLDNSENQQRVPVSQLAEH, from the coding sequence ATGAACGTAACACGTGCGCAACAAATTGCTCAATCGCCCGATATGAAAAATGTAACGTATAATGGAAAATCGGTATATATCGAACATGTCGATGCGGAAACGGCAACAATCCATTTTTTAGACAATTCGGAAAATCAACAGCGTGTTCCAGTGTCACAGCTAGCAGAGCATTAA
- a CDS encoding IS1380 family transposase, producing the protein MKDFPIRFVLTDEAITPSAGLALVGYLLHQTKLDKRVNALRLPTVRRDVHISHSDVIRSMIGLLATGKTDFDHIEAYRQDDIFSTSMGIRHVPSSPTLRQRLDQLACLPMTETIIWEESMRLLVRQHATLSACWTKGKTTWLPLDIDASPFDNSDTKKEGVSRTYKGFDGFTPLFAYAGKEGYIVHAELRPGKQHVQDNMPSFLTTAIRRARPLTSSRLLVRMDAGNDAEANVHVCLKEDVDFVIKRNLRRESKALWFQIASQKGRRVDDGQTEGVQTYELCLPQTAAIDGHTYTYVQVTQVTERTMERNGQLMLVPDYEVESYWVRLEGYEHVRMSDVLALYHDHATCEQFHSELKSDLDLERLPSGKMKTNALVLVMGAFVYNLLRLIGQDLLSDPRHPLHHKVKRRRIKTIIQTVITMAGRLVRRSRQIWMKLTRRSGYSILLLNVYQKWKEAR; encoded by the coding sequence ATGAAAGATTTCCCGATTCGGTTTGTATTGACAGATGAAGCGATTACTCCAAGTGCTGGGCTTGCTCTCGTGGGCTACTTACTGCACCAAACGAAGCTGGATAAACGAGTAAACGCCCTTCGGCTCCCAACGGTTCGTCGAGATGTGCACATTTCCCATAGCGACGTCATTCGCTCGATGATCGGCTTGCTTGCCACAGGAAAAACGGATTTTGATCATATCGAAGCGTATCGTCAGGACGATATCTTTTCGACATCAATGGGCATTCGGCACGTACCTTCCTCCCCAACGTTGCGACAGCGTCTCGATCAGCTCGCTTGTCTCCCGATGACCGAAACCATCATTTGGGAGGAATCGATGCGTCTGTTGGTTCGACAACACGCTACCTTGTCCGCTTGTTGGACGAAAGGGAAAACGACATGGCTTCCCCTTGATATAGATGCTTCCCCATTTGATAACTCCGATACGAAAAAAGAAGGAGTGAGTCGAACGTATAAAGGATTTGACGGTTTTACGCCGTTGTTTGCGTACGCAGGGAAGGAAGGGTATATCGTTCATGCCGAGCTGCGTCCAGGGAAACAACATGTACAAGACAACATGCCTTCGTTTTTAACTACCGCCATCCGTCGAGCTCGTCCGCTGACCTCGTCTCGTCTGCTTGTCCGCATGGATGCAGGGAACGATGCGGAAGCGAATGTGCACGTATGTCTAAAGGAAGACGTGGACTTTGTCATCAAGCGAAACTTACGCCGAGAATCGAAAGCGCTTTGGTTCCAGATCGCTTCGCAAAAGGGCAGACGCGTCGATGATGGACAAACAGAAGGAGTACAAACGTATGAGTTATGCCTTCCACAGACAGCAGCAATCGATGGACACACGTATACGTACGTTCAAGTCACCCAAGTGACGGAACGAACGATGGAACGAAATGGACAGCTGATGCTCGTTCCTGATTACGAAGTCGAAAGCTACTGGGTGCGCCTCGAAGGATACGAGCATGTTCGAATGAGTGATGTGCTCGCATTGTATCACGATCATGCGACATGCGAACAGTTTCATAGCGAACTGAAAAGCGACTTAGATTTAGAGCGACTTCCATCAGGGAAGATGAAAACGAATGCGCTCGTGTTAGTCATGGGAGCATTCGTGTACAACCTTCTTCGCCTGATTGGACAAGATCTATTAAGCGATCCGAGACATCCATTACATCATAAAGTGAAACGCCGCCGCATCAAGACGATCATTCAGACGGTGATCACGATGGCAGGTCGACTCGTCCGCCGATCACGACAGATCTGGATGAAACTGACGCGAAGGAGTGGGTACAGTATACTCCTACTGAATGTGTATCAAAAATGGAAAGAGGCAAGATAA